In the Populus trichocarpa isolate Nisqually-1 chromosome 1, P.trichocarpa_v4.1, whole genome shotgun sequence genome, one interval contains:
- the LOC7478532 gene encoding agamous-like MADS-box protein AGL62 → MASKKTKGRQKVEMKRIENQDDRLITFSKRRSGIYKKASELATLTGAEIAIAVFSPAGKPFSFGHPSVESVINRFLEDPLDMDSTYHLVEAHRRMRIEELTQKHNDMQHQLDEEKEKGLKLKSKIKEMDSKGWWDTAVDELNIQELIELEKKFKELQMTLCSKIAENASTVASSSQAPEIGHSFASTTVNDQNAPGFPDKNH, encoded by the coding sequence ATGGcttccaagaaaacaaaaggaaggcaAAAGGTGGAAATGAAGAGAATAGAAAATCAAGATGATAGATTAATCACCTTCTCAAAACGTAGATCTGGGATCTACAAAAAGGCTAGCGAACTGGCTACTTTAACTGGGGCAGAAATTGCAATCGCAGTGTTTTCACCGGCAGGTAAGCCCTTCTCTTTTGGCCATCCTTCGGTTGAATCAGTTATTAATCGTTTCCTTGAAGATCCATTGGACATGGATAGCACTTATCATCTCGTGGAGGCTCACCGGAGGATGAGGATCGAAGAACTAACCCAAAAACATAACGATATGCAACATCAACTGGATGAGGAGAAGGAAAAGGGTCTCAAATTAAAGAGTAAGATCAAAGAAATGGATAGCAAAGGTTGGTGGGATACTGCTGTTGACGAGCTTAACATCCAGGAGCTGATTGAGTtggaaaaaaagtttaaagagtTACAAATGACCTTATGCAGTAAAATCGCTGAGAACGCCAGTACTGTTGCTTCTTCTTCACAGGCTCCAGAAATAGGCCATTCATTTGCATCTACTACTGTAAATGATCAAAATGCTCCTGGTTTTCCTGATAAGAATCACTAA
- the LOC7478531 gene encoding inositol 3-kinase, protein MVTTAESAAHKSQQQSRVLIVGNYCHDVLIQNNAVKAVSLGGAASFISNVFNGLSVSCNLVSKVGEDFKYTVSYTPIVIPTLKTTVFHSYFDPGLHGNDHQDRILKRVCACDPIRPSDLPDTRFKYGMGVGVGGEILPETLERMIEICDVVFADIQALIRVFDSVDGTVKLVKLEETGFYPLLPRIGVLKASSEEAVFMDVEEVRKWCCVVVTNGKHGCKVYWKDGELGISPFLANQDDPTGAGDSFFGGFVAGLVQGLAVPDAALLGNLFGSLSVEQVGLPKFDTRLLQRVKDEVQRRKMQCLLHEKSDDELKFLRPVGHEQFHTFLVAARLITPCSIEEHQWNSPSSTMEMEQTAVPHYTKQPKLLANPMYEEPIQRVE, encoded by the exons ATGGTTACAACAGCGGAGTCAGCGGCCCACAAAAGCCAGCAGCAAAGCCGTGTTTTAATTGTGGGCAATTACTGCCACGATGTTTTGATCCAAAACAACGCCGTTAAAGCTGTATCGCTTGGTGGTGCAGCCTCTTTCATTTCCAATGTTTTCAATGGACTGTCAGTTTCTTGTAATTTAGTATCGAAAGTTGGGGAAGATTTTAAATACACAGTTAGTTATACCCCAATTGTAATTCCCACTTTGAAAACTACTGTTTTTCACTCTTATTTTGATCCGGGTCTTCATGGAAATGATCATCAAGATCGGATCTTAAAACGGGTCTGTGCTTGTGACCCGATTAGGCCATCGGATCTTCCAGATACGAGGTTCAAGTATGGAATGGGAGTTGGTGTTGGCGGGGAAATACTGCCCGAGACGCTTGAGAGAATGATTGAGATTTGTGATGTTGTATTTGCTGATATTCAAGCTTTAATCAGGGTTTTTGATAGCGTTGATGGGACTGTTAAGCTTGTTAAATTAGAGGAGACAGGCTTTTATCCGTTGTTACCCCGAATTGGGGTTTTAAAGGCGTCATCGGAGGAGGCGGTGTTTATGGATGTGGAAGAGGTGAGGAAGTGGTGTTGTGTCGTGGTGACTAACGGGAAACATGGCTGTAAAGTGTATTGGAAAGACGGGGAGTTGGGGATTTCGCCGTTTTTGGCAAATCAAGATGATCCTACCGGTGCAGGGGATAGTTTCTTTGGTGGGTTTGTGGCGGGGTTGGTTCAAGGATTGGCTGTGCCTGATGCTGCTTTGTTGGGAAACTTGTTTGGCTCCCTTTCTGTTGAACAAGTTGGATTGCCTAAGTTTGACACGAGATTGTTGCAG AGAGTGAAGGATGAGGTGCAGAGGAGGAAGATGCAGTGTCTGCTTCATGAAAAAAGTGATGATGAGCTGAAGTTCTTGAGGCCAGTAGGACACGAACAGTTCCATACTTTCCTTGTTGCAGCGAGATTAATAACCCCATGTTCCATTGAAGAACATCAATGGAATTCACCAAGTTCTACCATGGAAATGGAGCAGACTGCTGTTCCACATTACACGAAGCAACCTAAATTATTAGCTAACCCTATGTATGAAGAACCAATCCAAAGAGTTGAATGA
- the LOC7467995 gene encoding protein ELF4-LIKE 1 isoform X1, whose protein sequence is MDNTTGIAIASPKPNKKRVKDGGGDAKNGEEEEECDVEAWDTLSKSFKQVQSVLDHNRDLIQQVNANHQSKIPDNLVKNVSLIREINGNISKVMSIYSDLSVNFSNIVQERRRVKNGGESNLENNSNES, encoded by the coding sequence ATGGACAACACCACCGGCATCGCCATAGCTTcaccaaaaccaaacaaaaagcgAGTTAAAGATGGCGGAGGAGATGCAAAGAACGGCGAAGAGGAAGAGGAGTGTGACGTTGAGGCGTGGGATACACTGAGCAAGAGTTTCAAGCAGGTGCAGAGCGTACTGGATCACAACCGTGACTTGATTCAACAAGTGAACGCCAATCACCAGTCGAAGATTCCAGATAATCTTGTTAAAAACGTTTCATTAATTCGCGAGATTAATGGAAATATATCCAAGGTAATGTCGATTTACTCCGATTTATCAGTCAATTTCTCCAATATTGTTCAGGAACGGCGTCGTGTCAAGAATGGAGGAGAAAGCAATTTGGAGAACAATAGCAACGAGTCTTGA
- the LOC7467995 gene encoding protein ELF4-LIKE 1 isoform X2 — protein sequence MDNTTGIAIASPKPNKKRVKDGGGDAKNGEEEEECDVEAWDTLSKSFKQVQSVLDHNRDLIQQVNANHQSKIPDNLVKNVSLIREINGNISKDDELKAGFTALYPRTPQT from the exons ATGGACAACACCACCGGCATCGCCATAGCTTcaccaaaaccaaacaaaaagcgAGTTAAAGATGGCGGAGGAGATGCAAAGAACGGCGAAGAGGAAGAGGAGTGTGACGTTGAGGCGTGGGATACACTGAGCAAGAGTTTCAAGCAGGTGCAGAGCGTACTGGATCACAACCGTGACTTGATTCAACAAGTGAACGCCAATCACCAGTCGAAGATTCCAGATAATCTTGTTAAAAACGTTTCATTAATTCGCGAGATTAATGGAAATATATCCAAG GACGATGAATTGAAGGCTGGTTTTACTGCATTGTATCCCCGAACCCCGCAGACGTAA